Proteins encoded within one genomic window of Agelaius phoeniceus isolate bAgePho1 chromosome 9, bAgePho1.hap1, whole genome shotgun sequence:
- the PPP2R2D gene encoding serine/threonine-protein phosphatase 2A 55 kDa regulatory subunit B delta isoform isoform X1 gives MAVVARAGGDGGGSSNNEVQWCFLQVKGAIDEDVAEADIISTVEFNYTGDLLATGDKGGRVVIFQREQETKSRPLSRGEYNVYSTFQSHEPEFDYLKSLEIEEKINKIRWLPQQNAAHFLLSTNDKTIKLWKISERDKRAEGYNLKDEDGRLREPCRVTELRVPTLKPMDLMVEASPRRTFANAHTYHINSISVNSDYATYLSADDLRINLWHLEVTNRSFNIVDIKPANMEELTEVITAAEFHPHHCNVFVYSSSKGTIRLCDMRSSALCDQHSKFFEEPEDPSSRSFFSEIISSISDVKFSHSGRYMMTRDYLSVKVWDLNMENRPVETYQVHEYLRSKLCSLYENDCIFDKFECCWNGSDSTIMTGSYNNFFRTFERSTLRDTTLEASRESSKPRAILKPRKVCTSGKRKKDEITVDSLDFNKKILHTAWHPTENIIAVAATNNLYLFQEKVN, from the exons ATGGCAG TAGTGGCGAGAGCTGGAGGCgacggcggcggcagcagcaacaACGAGGTGCAGTGGTGCTTCTTGCAGGTGAAGGGGGCGATCGACGAGGACGTGGCGGAAG CTGATATAATTTCAACAGTTGAATTTAATTACACTGGTGATCTTCTTGCAACAGGAGACAAAGGTGGCAGAGTGGTTATATTTCAAAGGGAACAAGAG ACTAAAAGCCGTCCTCTCTCTCGGGGAGAATACAATGTTTACAGTACCTTCCAGAGTCATGAGCCTGAGTTTGACTACTTGAAAAGTCTagaaattgaggaaaaaattaataaaattaggTGGTTACCACAACAGAATGCTGCTCACTTCCTGCTGTCTACAAATG atAAAACTATTAAACTATGGAAAATAAGTGAAAGGGATAAACGAGCTGAAGGTTATAATTTAAAAGATGAAGATGGAAGACTTAGGGAGCCTTGCCGAGTCACAGAACTACGG GTGCCAACGCTGAAGCCCATGGACCTGATGGTGGAGGCCAGCCCACGCAGGACCTTCGCCAACGCCCACACCTACCACATCAACTCCATTTCTGTCAACAGCGACTACGCCACGTACCTGTCTGCCGACGACCTCCGCATCAacctctggcacctggaggtcACCAACAGGAGCTTCA ACATCGTGGACATCAAGCCAGCCAACATGGAGGAGCTGACGGAGGTGATCACGGCGGCCGAGTTCCACCCGCACCACTGCAACGTGTTCGtgtacagcagcagcaagggcaCCATCCGCCTGTGCGACATGCGCTCCTCGGCGCTGTGCGACCAGCACTCCAAGT TTTTTGAGGAACCTGAAGATCCTAGCAGCAGatcatttttttcagaaataatatCCTCGATATCTGATGTGAAATTCAGCCACAGCGGGCGATACATGATGACAAGAGACTACCTGTCTGTCAAGGTGTGGGACCTCAACATGGAGAACAGGCCCGTGGAGACCTACCAG GTGCACGAGTACCTGCGCAGCAAGCTGTGCTCCCTCTACGAGAACGACTGCATCTTCGACAAGTTCGAGTGCTGCTGGAACGGCTCCGACAG TACAATCATGACTGGATCTTACAACAACTTCTTCCGGACGTTTGAGCGGAGCACGCTCCGGGACACCACGCTGGAGGCGTCCCGGGAGAGCAGCAAGCCTCGGGCCATCCTAAAGCCGCGCAAAGTGTGCACCAGTGGCAAGAGGAAGAAGGACGAAATTACCGTTGACAGTCTGGACTTCAACAAGAAGATTCTGCACACAGCATGGCACCCCACGGAGAACATCATCGCTGTAGCTGCCACCAATAACTTGTATTTATTCCAGGAAAAGGTTAACTAA
- the PPP2R2D gene encoding serine/threonine-protein phosphatase 2A 55 kDa regulatory subunit B delta isoform isoform X2, producing MAVARAGGDGGGSSNNEVQWCFLQVKGAIDEDVAEADIISTVEFNYTGDLLATGDKGGRVVIFQREQETKSRPLSRGEYNVYSTFQSHEPEFDYLKSLEIEEKINKIRWLPQQNAAHFLLSTNDKTIKLWKISERDKRAEGYNLKDEDGRLREPCRVTELRVPTLKPMDLMVEASPRRTFANAHTYHINSISVNSDYATYLSADDLRINLWHLEVTNRSFNIVDIKPANMEELTEVITAAEFHPHHCNVFVYSSSKGTIRLCDMRSSALCDQHSKFFEEPEDPSSRSFFSEIISSISDVKFSHSGRYMMTRDYLSVKVWDLNMENRPVETYQVHEYLRSKLCSLYENDCIFDKFECCWNGSDSTIMTGSYNNFFRTFERSTLRDTTLEASRESSKPRAILKPRKVCTSGKRKKDEITVDSLDFNKKILHTAWHPTENIIAVAATNNLYLFQEKVN from the exons ATGGCAG TGGCGAGAGCTGGAGGCgacggcggcggcagcagcaacaACGAGGTGCAGTGGTGCTTCTTGCAGGTGAAGGGGGCGATCGACGAGGACGTGGCGGAAG CTGATATAATTTCAACAGTTGAATTTAATTACACTGGTGATCTTCTTGCAACAGGAGACAAAGGTGGCAGAGTGGTTATATTTCAAAGGGAACAAGAG ACTAAAAGCCGTCCTCTCTCTCGGGGAGAATACAATGTTTACAGTACCTTCCAGAGTCATGAGCCTGAGTTTGACTACTTGAAAAGTCTagaaattgaggaaaaaattaataaaattaggTGGTTACCACAACAGAATGCTGCTCACTTCCTGCTGTCTACAAATG atAAAACTATTAAACTATGGAAAATAAGTGAAAGGGATAAACGAGCTGAAGGTTATAATTTAAAAGATGAAGATGGAAGACTTAGGGAGCCTTGCCGAGTCACAGAACTACGG GTGCCAACGCTGAAGCCCATGGACCTGATGGTGGAGGCCAGCCCACGCAGGACCTTCGCCAACGCCCACACCTACCACATCAACTCCATTTCTGTCAACAGCGACTACGCCACGTACCTGTCTGCCGACGACCTCCGCATCAacctctggcacctggaggtcACCAACAGGAGCTTCA ACATCGTGGACATCAAGCCAGCCAACATGGAGGAGCTGACGGAGGTGATCACGGCGGCCGAGTTCCACCCGCACCACTGCAACGTGTTCGtgtacagcagcagcaagggcaCCATCCGCCTGTGCGACATGCGCTCCTCGGCGCTGTGCGACCAGCACTCCAAGT TTTTTGAGGAACCTGAAGATCCTAGCAGCAGatcatttttttcagaaataatatCCTCGATATCTGATGTGAAATTCAGCCACAGCGGGCGATACATGATGACAAGAGACTACCTGTCTGTCAAGGTGTGGGACCTCAACATGGAGAACAGGCCCGTGGAGACCTACCAG GTGCACGAGTACCTGCGCAGCAAGCTGTGCTCCCTCTACGAGAACGACTGCATCTTCGACAAGTTCGAGTGCTGCTGGAACGGCTCCGACAG TACAATCATGACTGGATCTTACAACAACTTCTTCCGGACGTTTGAGCGGAGCACGCTCCGGGACACCACGCTGGAGGCGTCCCGGGAGAGCAGCAAGCCTCGGGCCATCCTAAAGCCGCGCAAAGTGTGCACCAGTGGCAAGAGGAAGAAGGACGAAATTACCGTTGACAGTCTGGACTTCAACAAGAAGATTCTGCACACAGCATGGCACCCCACGGAGAACATCATCGCTGTAGCTGCCACCAATAACTTGTATTTATTCCAGGAAAAGGTTAACTAA